The proteins below come from a single Piscinibacter gummiphilus genomic window:
- the trmB gene encoding tRNA (guanosine(46)-N7)-methyltransferase TrmB, which produces MSDDTSSPSSPPRRGIKSFVVRAGRMGTGQIRALETLGPRFVLPYAPQVLDPVATFGRQAPLVVEIGFGMGQATAQIAQALPGTDFLGIEVHTPGVGALLKLIDEQQLANVRIVQHDAVEVLEHMVAPASLAGVHVFFPDPWHKKKHNKRRLIQAPFVAKLVTRLAPGGYLHCATDWQPYAEQMLEVLSAEPGLRNTAEGYAPKPDYRPLTKFENRGLKLGHGVWDLVFRKA; this is translated from the coding sequence ATGAGCGACGACACCTCTTCTCCTTCATCTCCCCCGCGGCGCGGCATCAAGAGCTTCGTGGTCCGTGCCGGCCGCATGGGCACGGGCCAGATCCGCGCCCTCGAGACGCTCGGGCCGCGCTTCGTGCTGCCCTACGCGCCGCAGGTGCTCGACCCCGTGGCCACCTTCGGCCGCCAGGCGCCGCTCGTGGTGGAGATCGGCTTCGGCATGGGCCAGGCCACCGCGCAGATCGCGCAGGCCCTGCCCGGCACCGACTTCCTCGGCATCGAGGTCCACACGCCGGGCGTGGGCGCCCTGCTCAAGCTCATCGACGAGCAGCAGCTCGCCAACGTCCGCATCGTCCAGCACGATGCGGTGGAGGTGCTGGAGCACATGGTCGCGCCCGCCTCGCTGGCCGGCGTGCACGTCTTCTTCCCCGACCCGTGGCACAAGAAGAAGCACAACAAGCGCCGCCTGATCCAGGCGCCCTTCGTCGCGAAGCTCGTGACGCGGCTCGCACCGGGCGGCTACCTGCACTGTGCGACCGACTGGCAGCCTTACGCCGAGCAGATGCTGGAAGTGCTGTCCGCCGAGCCGGGGCTGCGCAACACCGCCGAGGGTTACGCGCCCAAGCCGGACTACCGGCCGCTCACCAAGTTCGAGAACCGTGGCCTCAAGCTCGGCCACGGCGTGTGGGACCTCGTCTTCCGGAAAGCTTGA
- a CDS encoding serine hydrolase, with the protein MTFPLNRMNRLLCGLGLTLCTAAAQADVLLDQTFSAGLGGFTSTGSVSTGSYGARMTASLLSADGAIRSAPISTVGFTNLTLQFSRSSTGLDTGEAGIVEFSTNGSTYTVLESSNSASGAATFALPTTAAGQASLYIRFRVNANSATESYTVTHARIEGTRTDTPPPTGGLRDPGTGPWTLVSAANVAAECKLDPAALQSANRTLGLSYAIVRYGKLCHEYYPSGRDSVSQVYSTTKTMGALTIGALIHQTKNIPVTTTRKRGPLGEFQRIDHWLDSFTFQQASTTAHVLGMVSDASPNLNYPNREFQYDTVGSDAINRLSDVINTVVAQDTTRLGSNIGAFWTRYLAQPLGFENSTWGTSSSSKNFATSWQTTIRDMARLGLLMNNGGVWNGQRLVDVNYLHNLAHTSFEDANTRYGYLTWLNEADSCAPKPQYRAYPHGPVSNAPSCLRTAGCPAQQYDVGVFFAAGLGGQYIIVHRGLDMVIVVKDSGGQSGEEPGRFWQAIRPAVVALDPTYRGNNTAFCSAYGAGNYAPDLKLWEGGL; encoded by the coding sequence GTGACCTTCCCCCTGAACCGGATGAACCGGCTGCTCTGCGGCCTGGGCCTCACCCTCTGCACCGCCGCCGCCCAGGCCGACGTGCTGCTCGACCAGACCTTCAGTGCCGGCCTTGGCGGCTTCACCTCCACCGGCAGCGTCAGCACCGGCAGCTACGGCGCGCGCATGACGGCATCGCTGCTGAGTGCGGACGGCGCCATCCGCTCCGCGCCCATCAGCACCGTGGGCTTCACCAACCTCACGCTGCAGTTCAGCCGCAGCTCCACCGGGCTCGACACCGGCGAGGCTGGCATCGTCGAGTTCTCGACCAACGGCAGCACCTACACCGTGCTCGAGTCGAGCAACAGCGCCTCGGGGGCCGCGACCTTCGCCCTCCCGACCACCGCCGCGGGGCAGGCCTCGCTCTACATCCGCTTCCGCGTGAACGCCAACAGCGCCACCGAGTCGTACACGGTCACCCACGCCCGCATCGAAGGCACGCGCACCGACACACCGCCGCCCACCGGCGGCCTGCGCGACCCCGGCACCGGCCCGTGGACCCTCGTCTCGGCCGCCAACGTCGCCGCCGAATGCAAGCTCGACCCCGCCGCGCTGCAATCGGCCAACCGCACGCTCGGCCTGTCATATGCCATCGTTCGCTACGGCAAGCTCTGCCACGAGTACTACCCGAGCGGGCGCGATTCGGTGAGCCAGGTCTACTCGACCACCAAGACGATGGGGGCGCTGACCATCGGCGCCCTGATCCACCAGACGAAGAACATCCCCGTCACCACCACGCGCAAGCGCGGGCCGCTCGGCGAGTTCCAGCGCATCGACCACTGGCTCGACAGCTTCACCTTCCAGCAGGCCTCGACCACGGCACACGTGCTGGGCATGGTGAGCGACGCATCGCCCAACCTCAACTACCCGAACCGCGAGTTCCAGTACGACACGGTCGGAAGCGACGCCATCAACCGCCTGAGCGACGTCATCAACACCGTGGTAGCGCAAGACACCACACGGCTGGGCAGCAACATCGGCGCCTTCTGGACGCGCTACCTCGCCCAGCCGCTGGGTTTCGAGAACTCCACCTGGGGCACCTCGTCGAGCAGCAAGAACTTCGCGACCAGCTGGCAGACGACCATCCGCGACATGGCACGTCTGGGCCTCCTGATGAACAACGGCGGCGTGTGGAACGGCCAGCGCCTGGTCGACGTGAACTACCTGCACAACCTCGCGCACACCTCGTTCGAAGACGCCAACACCCGCTACGGCTACCTCACCTGGCTGAACGAGGCCGACAGCTGCGCGCCCAAGCCGCAGTACCGCGCCTACCCGCACGGCCCGGTGTCGAACGCCCCGAGCTGTCTGCGCACCGCCGGCTGCCCCGCGCAGCAGTACGACGTGGGCGTGTTCTTCGCCGCGGGCCTCGGTGGCCAGTACATCATCGTGCACCGTGGCCTCGACATGGTGATCGTGGTGAAGGACTCCGGTGGCCAGTCGGGTGAAGAGCCCGGCCGCTTCTGGCAGGCCATCCGCCCGGCGGTGGTGGCACTCGACCCGACCTACCGTGGCAACAACACCGCCTTCTGCTCGGCCTACGGCGCAGGCAACTACGCCCCCGACCTGAAGCTGTGGGAAGGCGGCCTCTGA
- a CDS encoding aspartyl/asparaginyl beta-hydroxylase domain-containing protein codes for MLLRHWVLLTFVASALYAHLRGRERFELKRALDFTILLAPINALMYLFSRVRASAFLDTRDFPELAPLAAHWQTIRDEALRLQENGQIRAATGYNDIGFNSFFRTGWKRFYLSWYGKDMPSAQAQCPQTVALLKSIPSIKAAMFASLPPGARLTRHRDPYAGSLRYHLGLATPNDPGCYIEVDGQRYHWRDGEAVMFDETYIHHAENTTVQQRVVLFCDVERPLHSRAMRWFNRVFAKYVMAAASSQNVETEAETVGAINRFFRYLYALRLKAKALKASNRRLYYVGKWALIAALVWLLFW; via the coding sequence ATGCTGCTTCGACATTGGGTGCTTCTGACTTTCGTGGCGTCGGCCCTGTATGCGCACCTGCGCGGGCGCGAGCGGTTCGAGCTCAAGCGTGCGCTCGACTTCACCATCCTCCTGGCGCCGATCAACGCGCTGATGTACCTGTTCTCGCGCGTGCGGGCCTCGGCCTTCCTCGACACCCGCGACTTTCCTGAACTCGCCCCGCTGGCCGCACACTGGCAGACCATCCGCGACGAGGCCTTGCGCTTGCAGGAAAACGGCCAGATCCGCGCGGCCACCGGCTACAACGACATCGGCTTCAACTCGTTCTTCCGCACGGGCTGGAAGCGCTTCTACCTCAGCTGGTACGGCAAGGACATGCCGTCGGCCCAGGCACAGTGCCCGCAGACGGTGGCGCTGCTCAAGAGCATTCCGAGCATCAAGGCGGCGATGTTCGCGTCGTTGCCACCGGGCGCGCGCCTCACCCGCCACCGCGACCCGTATGCGGGCTCGCTGCGATACCACCTGGGCCTGGCGACGCCGAACGACCCGGGGTGCTACATCGAAGTCGATGGCCAGCGCTACCACTGGCGCGATGGCGAGGCGGTGATGTTCGACGAGACCTACATCCACCACGCCGAGAACACCACCGTGCAGCAGCGCGTGGTGCTCTTCTGCGACGTCGAGCGGCCCTTGCACTCAAGGGCGATGCGCTGGTTCAACCGCGTGTTCGCGAAGTACGTCATGGCCGCGGCGTCGAGCCAGAACGTCGAGACCGAGGCCGAGACGGTCGGCGCGATCAACCGCTTCTTCCGCTACCTCTATGCGCTGCGCCTGAAGGCCAAGGCGCTGAAGGCGTCAAACCGCAGGCTCTATTACGTGGGCAAATGGGCGCTGATCGCGGCGCTGGTGTGGTTGCTGTTCTGGTGA
- a CDS encoding acyltransferase: MIKILRRVLRHLALEHGLLAGLWLRFGKPSNHDNALYLGRWGGLHSVGRNTTITKGAVFTDPSYVRIGHNCGISEATFIGHDGSIRVLNNAYGVRLDAVGKIDVRDNSFIGYGAIIMPGVTIGPNSVVGAGAVVTKDVPPNTVVGAGPTRTLMSTEELVQRKLTKARSYPWYPLIEQRVGDFDPRLEPELLRQRVASFYGPDAALPVR, translated from the coding sequence ATGATCAAGATCCTTCGCCGCGTGCTGCGCCACCTTGCCCTCGAACATGGACTGCTGGCCGGGCTCTGGCTGCGCTTCGGAAAGCCGTCCAACCATGACAACGCGCTGTACCTCGGGCGCTGGGGCGGGCTGCATTCGGTCGGCCGCAACACGACCATCACCAAGGGCGCGGTGTTCACCGATCCGTCCTACGTGCGCATCGGCCACAACTGCGGCATCTCGGAGGCCACTTTCATCGGGCACGACGGTTCGATCCGGGTGCTGAACAACGCCTACGGCGTGCGTCTCGATGCGGTCGGCAAGATCGACGTGCGCGACAACTCGTTCATCGGCTATGGCGCGATCATCATGCCCGGCGTGACCATCGGGCCGAACTCGGTGGTGGGGGCGGGCGCGGTGGTCACGAAAGACGTACCGCCCAACACCGTGGTCGGTGCCGGCCCCACCCGCACGCTCATGAGCACCGAAGAGCTGGTGCAGCGCAAGCTCACCAAGGCGCGCAGCTACCCGTGGTACCCGCTCATCGAGCAGCGCGTGGGCGACTTCGACCCGAGACTGGAGCCCGAGTTGTTGCGTCAGCGCGTGGCGAGCTTCTACGGCCCCGACGCAGCACTCCCTGTGCGCTGA
- a CDS encoding GGDEF domain-containing protein, with amino-acid sequence MTEKLLRIVWVDRPEVSVFDLPETSVWGPFTATSVVDLGAQSSHDAIASAEAALLCLPSGAKAAPIPWAALSAVSADAAVLVLADTMDGATQQRLLNTGVQDVVLQPDAASLAQRVRLAVQRKQVELEARKAYATDLGTGLPNRQQLIEHMSQLLALREREPKPVSVLAFRIEGLQGVESGHGVESANVVRRKIAVRLRAGVRASDVVASLGGDVFAVLLPSTESATDAEYVVQKLLRSLRDPFKIAGTEVPITAHVGVAQYPDDGKQPEPLLRHASTGALLGAYGMKDSANE; translated from the coding sequence ATGACCGAGAAGCTGCTTCGTATCGTGTGGGTCGACCGGCCCGAGGTCTCGGTGTTCGACCTGCCTGAGACGAGCGTGTGGGGCCCGTTCACGGCGACCTCCGTGGTCGACCTCGGCGCCCAGTCCTCGCACGACGCGATCGCCAGTGCCGAGGCCGCGCTGCTGTGCCTGCCCTCCGGGGCGAAGGCGGCGCCCATCCCCTGGGCGGCCCTGTCGGCGGTGAGTGCCGACGCGGCGGTGCTGGTTCTGGCCGACACGATGGATGGCGCCACGCAGCAGCGGCTGCTCAACACGGGCGTGCAAGACGTGGTGCTGCAGCCCGATGCGGCGTCGCTCGCGCAGCGTGTGCGCCTGGCCGTGCAACGCAAGCAGGTCGAGCTGGAAGCCCGCAAGGCTTACGCCACCGACCTCGGCACCGGGCTGCCCAACCGGCAGCAGCTGATCGAGCACATGAGCCAGCTGCTCGCGCTGCGCGAGCGCGAGCCCAAGCCGGTGAGCGTGCTGGCCTTCCGCATCGAGGGCCTGCAGGGCGTGGAGAGCGGGCATGGCGTGGAGTCGGCCAACGTCGTGCGCCGCAAGATCGCGGTGCGTCTGCGGGCCGGCGTGCGCGCGAGCGACGTGGTGGCCTCCCTCGGTGGTGACGTGTTCGCGGTGCTGCTGCCGTCCACCGAATCGGCCACCGATGCCGAGTACGTGGTGCAGAAGCTCCTTCGCTCGCTGCGCGACCCGTTCAAGATCGCGGGGACCGAGGTGCCGATCACCGCACACGTGGGCGTGGCGCAGTACCCCGACGACGGCAAGCAGCCCGAGCCGCTGCTGCGGCACGCCTCGACTGGCGCCTTGCTCGGCGCCTACGGGATGAAGGATTCGGCGAACGAGTGA
- a CDS encoding NAD-dependent succinate-semialdehyde dehydrogenase, protein MDRNASPLAQLADQSLLRSNALINGEWVDGGNARFDVVDPATGQKLVDVANLGAIETRKALEAANAAWPLWRSKTAKERATVMMKWFHLLHQHADDLARIMTAEQGKPLAEAKGEVGYGASFIEWFAEEARRVYGETVPTTDNNKRYLVIKQSMGVCAAITPWNFPIAMITRKVAPALAAGCPVVIKPAEQTPLSALAVAELAQRAGMPPGVLNVVTADGRNSIEVGKELCANDIVRHLSFTGSTEVGRILAAQCAPTIKKLSLELGGNAPFIVFDDADLDSAAEGALASKYRNAGQTCVCANRLYVQDGVYEAFIAKLTEKAKSIKVGNGFEPGVTQGPLIDDAAIAKVEKHVADATAKGGKVLTGGKKIGDRFYEPTVIANATSDMLCAREETFGPVAPVFRFKTEAEAIAAANNTEFGLASYFYSRDVGRIFRVGEALEYGMVGINTGLISTAEVPFGGVKQSGLGREGSHHGIDDYVEIKYLCLGDINK, encoded by the coding sequence ATGGACCGAAACGCCTCACCCCTCGCCCAGCTCGCCGACCAGAGCCTGCTCAGGAGCAATGCCCTCATCAATGGCGAATGGGTCGACGGCGGCAACGCCCGTTTCGACGTGGTGGACCCGGCCACGGGGCAGAAGCTGGTCGACGTGGCGAACCTCGGCGCCATCGAAACCCGCAAGGCGCTGGAGGCGGCCAACGCCGCCTGGCCGCTCTGGCGCAGCAAGACCGCCAAGGAGCGCGCCACGGTCATGATGAAGTGGTTCCACCTGCTGCATCAGCACGCCGACGACCTGGCCCGCATCATGACGGCCGAGCAAGGCAAGCCGCTCGCCGAGGCCAAGGGGGAAGTGGGATACGGCGCGAGCTTCATCGAGTGGTTTGCGGAGGAAGCCCGCCGTGTCTACGGCGAAACCGTGCCCACCACCGACAACAACAAGCGCTACCTCGTCATCAAGCAGAGCATGGGCGTGTGTGCGGCCATCACGCCGTGGAATTTCCCGATCGCGATGATCACACGCAAGGTGGCACCGGCGCTGGCGGCGGGCTGCCCCGTGGTCATCAAGCCGGCCGAGCAGACGCCGCTGTCGGCGCTGGCCGTGGCCGAACTGGCACAGCGTGCCGGCATGCCGCCTGGGGTGCTCAACGTCGTCACCGCCGATGGCCGCAATTCCATCGAGGTCGGCAAGGAACTGTGCGCGAACGACATCGTGCGCCACCTCTCCTTCACCGGCTCCACCGAAGTGGGCCGCATCCTCGCGGCGCAATGCGCGCCGACGATCAAAAAGCTTTCGCTCGAACTCGGCGGCAACGCGCCCTTCATCGTGTTCGACGATGCCGACCTCGACAGCGCGGCCGAAGGTGCGCTTGCCAGCAAGTACCGCAACGCCGGCCAGACCTGCGTCTGCGCCAACCGGCTCTATGTGCAGGACGGCGTGTACGAGGCCTTCATCGCCAAGCTCACCGAGAAGGCAAAGAGCATCAAGGTCGGCAACGGCTTCGAGCCCGGCGTGACGCAAGGCCCGCTGATCGATGACGCAGCCATCGCCAAGGTGGAGAAGCACGTGGCCGACGCCACCGCGAAGGGCGGCAAGGTGCTGACCGGCGGCAAGAAGATCGGCGACCGCTTTTACGAGCCGACCGTGATCGCCAACGCGACGAGCGACATGCTCTGCGCCCGGGAAGAAACCTTCGGCCCGGTGGCTCCCGTATTCCGCTTCAAGACCGAGGCTGAGGCGATCGCCGCAGCCAACAACACCGAGTTCGGCCTCGCGAGCTACTTCTACAGTCGCGACGTGGGCCGCATCTTCCGCGTGGGCGAAGCATTGGAATACGGCATGGTGGGCATCAACACCGGGCTCATCTCGACGGCCGAAGTGCCATTTGGTGGCGTGAAGCAGTCAGGCCTGGGCCGCGAAGGCTCCCATCACGGCATCGACGACTACGTCGAGATCAAGTACCTCTGCCTGGGCGACATCAACAAGTGA
- the alaS gene encoding alanine--tRNA ligase, translated as MKASEIRSQFLKFFESKGHTIVGSSPVVPGDDPTLLFTNAGMNQFKDVFLGFDKRPYTRATTSQKCIRAGGKHNDLDNVGYTARHHTFFEMLGNFSFGDYFKHDAIQYAWELLTKVYKLPAEKLWVTVYAEDDEAYDIWNKVVGVPAERIVRIGDNKGARYASDNFWMMGDTGPCGPCTEIFYDHGPDVAGGPPGSPDEDGDRYIEIWNNVFMQFNRTEDGVMHKLPKPSVDTGMGLERITAVLQHVHSNYEIDLFVALLAAAHKAVEGAGGKDVDPASPSLKVIADHIRACTFTVVDGVIPGNAGRGYVLRRIARRAIRHGYKLGARKPFFYSLVPALVEQMGEAYPELRAGAARATEVLKQEEERFFQTIERGMEILETALAAKPAVLDGDTAFKLHDTYGFPVDLTGDVCRERGLKVDEARFHVLLEEQKQRAREAGKFKMAQGLEYKGAPTTFHGYEELAHEGAKVTAVYVDGSAVEVARAGDDVVIVLDHTPFYAESGGQVGDAGEFRNATTRVVIDDTLKIQADVFGHHGRIAEGEVKVGDAFTVKVDVERRARTVRNHSATHLMHKALREVLGGHVQQKGSLVNADRTRFDFAHTGPLTEEQIAKVEAIVNAEILANAGASAEVMALDDAQKSGAMMLFGEKYGDTVRVLSIGSSKELCGGTHVGRTGDIGLFKIVGEGGVAAGIRRVEAVTGDNALAYLRNLEHTVNGLAGSLKVSPQDVPSRVASVLDQVRALEKEVAALKGKLASSQGDELLAKAVDVKGLKVLAATLEGADAKALRETMDKLKDKLKSAAIVLAAVEGGKVQIAAGVTPDSVAKVKAGELVNFVAQQVGGKGGGKPDMAMAGGTDPKNLGAALASVQGWVAERM; from the coding sequence ATGAAAGCCTCTGAAATCCGTTCGCAGTTCCTGAAGTTCTTCGAGTCCAAGGGCCACACCATCGTGGGTTCCAGCCCCGTGGTCCCGGGCGACGACCCGACGCTGCTGTTCACCAACGCCGGGATGAACCAGTTCAAGGACGTCTTCCTCGGCTTCGACAAGCGCCCCTACACCCGCGCCACCACCTCGCAGAAGTGCATTCGCGCTGGCGGCAAGCACAACGACCTCGACAACGTGGGCTACACCGCACGCCACCACACGTTCTTCGAGATGCTGGGCAACTTCAGCTTCGGTGACTACTTCAAGCACGACGCCATCCAGTACGCCTGGGAGCTCCTGACCAAGGTCTACAAGCTGCCGGCCGAAAAACTCTGGGTCACCGTCTATGCCGAAGACGACGAGGCCTACGACATCTGGAACAAGGTGGTGGGCGTGCCGGCCGAGCGCATCGTGCGCATTGGCGACAACAAAGGCGCGCGCTACGCCTCCGACAACTTCTGGATGATGGGCGACACCGGCCCCTGCGGCCCGTGCACCGAGATCTTCTACGACCACGGCCCCGACGTGGCCGGCGGCCCCCCGGGCAGCCCCGATGAAGACGGCGACCGCTACATCGAGATCTGGAACAACGTCTTCATGCAGTTCAACCGCACCGAAGACGGCGTGATGCACAAGCTGCCTAAGCCGAGCGTCGACACCGGCATGGGCCTTGAGCGCATCACTGCGGTGCTGCAGCATGTGCACAGCAACTACGAGATCGACCTCTTCGTGGCGCTGCTCGCTGCCGCGCACAAGGCGGTCGAAGGCGCGGGCGGCAAGGACGTCGACCCGGCCTCGCCCAGCCTGAAGGTGATCGCCGACCACATCCGCGCCTGCACCTTCACCGTGGTCGACGGGGTGATCCCCGGCAACGCGGGCCGCGGCTATGTGCTGCGCCGCATTGCCCGCCGTGCCATCCGCCACGGCTACAAGCTGGGAGCGCGTAAGCCCTTCTTCTACTCGCTGGTGCCGGCGCTGGTCGAGCAGATGGGCGAGGCCTACCCTGAGCTGCGCGCCGGTGCCGCCCGCGCGACCGAAGTGCTGAAGCAGGAAGAAGAGCGCTTCTTCCAGACCATCGAGCGCGGCATGGAGATCCTCGAGACCGCGCTGGCCGCGAAGCCCGCCGTGCTCGATGGCGACACCGCCTTCAAGCTGCACGACACCTATGGCTTCCCGGTCGACCTGACCGGCGACGTGTGCCGTGAGCGCGGCCTGAAGGTCGACGAGGCGCGCTTCCACGTGCTGCTGGAAGAGCAGAAGCAACGCGCTCGCGAGGCCGGCAAGTTCAAGATGGCGCAGGGCCTCGAATACAAGGGCGCGCCCACCACCTTCCACGGCTACGAAGAACTGGCCCATGAAGGCGCGAAGGTCACGGCGGTCTACGTTGACGGCAGCGCCGTCGAGGTGGCCCGCGCGGGCGACGATGTGGTCATCGTGCTCGACCACACGCCGTTCTACGCCGAGAGCGGCGGCCAGGTGGGCGACGCGGGCGAGTTCCGCAACGCGACCACGCGCGTGGTCATCGACGACACGCTGAAGATCCAGGCCGACGTGTTCGGCCACCACGGCCGCATTGCCGAGGGCGAGGTCAAGGTGGGTGACGCCTTCACCGTCAAGGTGGATGTCGAGCGCCGTGCCAGGACCGTGCGCAACCACAGCGCCACCCACCTGATGCACAAGGCCCTGCGCGAGGTGCTGGGCGGCCACGTGCAGCAGAAGGGCTCGCTGGTCAACGCCGACCGCACTCGCTTCGATTTCGCGCACACCGGGCCGTTGACCGAGGAGCAGATCGCCAAGGTCGAGGCCATCGTCAATGCCGAGATCCTGGCCAATGCCGGCGCCAGCGCCGAGGTGATGGCGCTCGACGATGCGCAGAAGAGCGGGGCGATGATGCTCTTCGGCGAGAAGTACGGCGACACCGTGCGCGTGCTGAGCATCGGCAGCAGCAAGGAGCTGTGCGGCGGCACGCACGTGGGCCGCACCGGCGACATCGGCCTCTTCAAGATCGTGGGCGAGGGTGGCGTGGCCGCGGGGATCCGTCGTGTCGAGGCGGTGACCGGCGACAACGCACTGGCCTACCTGCGCAACCTCGAGCACACGGTGAACGGCCTGGCCGGCTCGCTGAAAGTCTCGCCGCAAGACGTGCCATCCCGCGTGGCCAGCGTGCTCGACCAGGTGCGCGCGCTCGAGAAGGAAGTGGCGGCGTTGAAGGGCAAGCTCGCTTCGTCCCAGGGCGATGAGCTGCTCGCCAAGGCCGTCGACGTGAAGGGCCTCAAGGTGCTGGCCGCCACGCTCGAAGGCGCTGACGCCAAGGCGCTGCGCGAGACGATGGACAAGCTGAAGGACAAGCTCAAGAGCGCGGCCATCGTGCTGGCGGCGGTCGAAGGCGGCAAGGTCCAGATCGCTGCGGGCGTCACGCCTGACAGCGTCGCGAAGGTCAAGGCTGGCGAGCTCGTCAACTTCGTCGCCCAGCAGGTGGGTGGCAAGGGCGGCGGCAAGCCCGACATGGCGATGGCCGGTGGCACCGACCCGAAGAACCTCGGGGCGGCATTGGCATCGGTGCAGGGCTGGGTGGCCGAGCGGATGTGA
- a CDS encoding NMCC_0638 family (lipo)protein — MRCVMGVMVWGWVGVVSAQQNPERLSAWATPQGAARIFVQACVQTNAEEGAAVDWALSQGFEPVDPMRGSMDGLLAGQPGSVLAAPGTRGQVLLAAATGRQCTVWAEQMPGPPVRTAMQEALGVLSTRGAKVQLGVDRNFERAGAWRNQLQWRYRAVGATGDLGIGAITTLGDAPGTQGLNVAPLPTTPAFAPDGIPAR; from the coding sequence ATGAGGTGTGTCATGGGTGTGATGGTGTGGGGCTGGGTGGGCGTGGTGTCGGCGCAGCAGAACCCCGAGCGTCTGTCGGCGTGGGCCACTCCGCAGGGCGCGGCACGCATCTTCGTGCAGGCGTGCGTGCAGACGAATGCGGAAGAGGGCGCCGCCGTCGACTGGGCGCTGTCGCAAGGTTTCGAGCCGGTGGACCCGATGCGCGGCAGCATGGATGGCTTGCTTGCCGGCCAACCGGGCAGCGTGTTGGCTGCCCCTGGCACTCGCGGCCAAGTGCTGCTGGCGGCGGCGACGGGCCGCCAGTGCACCGTGTGGGCCGAGCAGATGCCCGGGCCGCCGGTGCGCACGGCGATGCAAGAGGCTCTGGGCGTGCTGTCGACCCGCGGCGCCAAAGTGCAGCTCGGCGTCGACCGCAACTTCGAGCGGGCCGGGGCCTGGCGCAACCAGCTGCAATGGCGCTATCGGGCAGTCGGGGCCACTGGCGATCTCGGCATCGGCGCCATCACCACCCTGGGCGATGCGCCCGGCACGCAGGGCCTCAACGTGGCGCCTCTGCCGACCACGCCCGCCTTCGCCCCCGACGGAATTCCCGCGCGGTAG
- the coaBC gene encoding bifunctional phosphopantothenoylcysteine decarboxylase/phosphopantothenate--cysteine ligase CoaBC, whose translation MSTPLDLQGRHIVLGLSGGIACYKSAELARGLVKAGATVQVVMSEAAEQFITAVTMQALTNRHVYTSQWDTREPNAMAHINLTRNADAVLIAPASADLMAKLVQGRADELLSLMCLARPIERCPLLLAPAMNREMWAHPATQRNAAQLRADGATILGPGNGDQACGEIGDGRMLEPDELVAELTAFFVPKNFRGHRLLITAGPTFEPIDPVRGITNLSSGKMGFAIARAAQEAGAEVTLVAGPVHLPTPRGVQRIDVQTAQQMYDVVLPQAPQHSVFIATAAVADWRPASLSDQKIKKNGNKVAPTFELTENPDILAAVARLPKRPYCVGFAAESHDLLKHAREKLERKNVPLVVGNLGPATFGRDDNQLVLVDAQGHRELPRADKLSLARALVNEIAQRLHAKSA comes from the coding sequence ATGAGCACACCCCTCGACTTGCAAGGCCGACACATCGTTCTCGGCCTGAGCGGCGGCATCGCCTGCTACAAGAGCGCCGAGCTGGCGCGCGGCCTCGTCAAGGCCGGCGCGACGGTGCAGGTCGTGATGAGCGAAGCCGCGGAGCAGTTCATCACCGCTGTCACGATGCAGGCGCTGACGAATCGCCACGTCTACACCAGCCAGTGGGACACGCGCGAGCCCAATGCCATGGCGCACATCAACCTGACGCGCAATGCCGACGCGGTGCTGATCGCGCCGGCCAGCGCCGACCTGATGGCCAAGCTCGTGCAGGGCCGCGCCGACGAGCTGCTGAGCCTCATGTGCCTGGCGCGCCCCATCGAGCGCTGCCCCTTGCTGCTGGCCCCGGCGATGAACCGCGAGATGTGGGCGCACCCGGCCACGCAGCGCAACGCCGCGCAGCTTCGGGCCGACGGCGCCACCATCCTCGGGCCCGGCAACGGCGACCAGGCCTGCGGCGAGATCGGCGACGGCCGCATGCTCGAGCCCGACGAACTGGTGGCCGAACTGACGGCGTTCTTCGTGCCCAAGAATTTTCGCGGCCACCGATTGCTGATCACCGCCGGCCCGACCTTCGAGCCGATCGACCCCGTGCGCGGCATCACGAATCTGTCGAGCGGCAAGATGGGTTTTGCCATCGCACGCGCAGCCCAGGAAGCCGGTGCCGAGGTCACCCTGGTGGCCGGCCCGGTGCACCTGCCTACGCCGCGCGGCGTGCAGCGCATCGATGTGCAGACCGCGCAGCAGATGTACGACGTGGTGCTGCCGCAAGCGCCGCAGCACTCGGTGTTCATCGCCACCGCTGCCGTGGCCGACTGGCGGCCCGCAAGCCTCTCCGATCAGAAGATCAAGAAGAACGGCAACAAGGTCGCGCCGACCTTCGAGCTGACCGAGAACCCCGACATCCTGGCCGCTGTGGCCCGGCTGCCGAAGCGCCCTTATTGCGTGGGCTTTGCGGCCGAGAGCCACGACCTGCTCAAGCACGCCCGCGAGAAGCTCGAGCGCAAGAACGTGCCGCTGGTCGTGGGCAACCTCGGCCCGGCCACCTTCGGCCGCGACGACAACCAGCTCGTTCTCGTCGATGCACAAGGCCACCGCGAATTGCCACGCGCCGACAAACTTTCCCTCGCCCGTGCGCTGGTCAACGAGATTGCCCAGCGCCTCCACGCCAAATCCGCATGA